The DNA segment CGCCTGCACCGGCGATTCCGACTAACAGAGGTTTGAAAAGAGTGGAAAAGAAAATCTTATCCGCCCCCTTTCTCCATGCGAGCAAAGGCGCCGAACCCATGAGAAGAATCAGAAGAATTCCCGCGGGAACACCCCAGGAGTTAAACCAAGGCGCCTTGAATTCTCTTCCATACAAAAGAGGCGAGAACACTCCGAGAAGAATCGCAAGCGTGGCGATCACGAGAAGGAAATTGTTAAAAAGAAAACTTCCTTCCTTGGATGTCATGGCTTCCAGATTTCTTTCGGGTTTGAGAGCGTCTTTTCGATAGATCAGAAAAACGATAAAGAATACAAAGCTGATTCCTATATAGATGATAAAAGGGGTTCCGATGGTGGATTTTGAAAAACTATGAGGTCCTTCCAAAACTCCGCTTCGTGTGATCCAGGTTCCCAATAAACAAAAATGAAACGCGAGGATGATCAAAAATAAATTCCAAAACTTTAACATTCCTCTTCGTTCTTGGATGATCATGGAATGAAGAAACGCCGTCGATAGCAGCCAAGGCATCAATGACGCGTTTTCGACCGGATCCCAAGCCCAGTAACCGCCCCATCCCAATTCCTCATACGCCCATTTGGATCCGAGAAGGATTCCGGTTCCGAGAAAAAACCAGGAGAAGATTGTCCATCGTCTTACAAAACGAAACCAGTTTTCCGAAAGATGCCCCGTGATCAATGCGGACGCAGCGATCGCAAACGGAATCGCGAAACTTACGTAACCCACGTAAAGGATCGGAGGATGAATGATCATCGCCCAGTGTTGTAAAAGCGGATTGAGTCCTCTGCCCGCGATCGCCGCGGGTTGAAACTCACGAAAGGGCTGTGCGTCCGGATAAAAAACGGCGAGATAAGAAAAAAATCCTGTGATCACAGTGAGAGTCAGATTCATCACGGGAATTCTATCGTGAACGAGATCTCTTGTCTGCCAAAGAGCGACAAACGTAAACGTAGAAAGTAAAAGATTCCAAAAAAGAAGAGAACCGGAAGAGCCGGACCAAATTCCAGTTAGGCGGTAAAATAAGGGAAGGTGTTCGTTGGAATGCATCACAACATAATAGTTGGAAAGATCGGTTCTAAAAAGTTGAACGAGTAACACGATAAAGGCGAGAAGGATCACGGCGGAGTTTGCCATGAGAGTATATCTTCCGAGTTCTACGGCTTGTTTGTCTTGTTTCCAAATTCCATAAGAGGTTTGAAGAGCCGAGAAAAGGAGGATCGCAAAAGAGGCGATTATGCAGAGGGCGCCGAAATCATTCATATCAGAAAGTCCATGGTCCTTTCGCTTTACAGCGATGTAGAAAAGTTAAATTATTTATTTTCTTCCGAATAGTCGGCTTCGTATTTGGACGCGCATTTCGCTTCGACATGATCGGAGATCAACACTCCATCCTTCATATAACCGTCCACTCGCGCGCGGGTGCCTTCTTTAAAAGCGTCCGGAAGCAGTGTTTCACCGGTAAAAAATACCGGGATTTGTTTCTCATTGAATTCTAAGATAAATTTTGCGGTCTTACCTTCCCGAACTACGGATCCCAATTTTACAAAACCTCTGACTCTCAAAAGGTCGTCTTGGTATTTTGCAGGAGCAGCTGCGAGTTCGGAAGCGTCCAATAAAGTATAGGAAGTTTCCTTAGAGGAAAAATAAGCGATGGAGCCGAGGGAAAGTAGAATGATCCCTGCGAGGACCGTAAATTTGATATTCATCGTAAAAGTTCCGATCTAGTTTTTGTTTTAGACCATGAAAACAGATCCGACGGTCGGAGAAAAGTGGAATTATCGACATTTTGCCTCATTCTATATGTCGTTTAGGAATGGCGAATTTTATAAACGAGAATCCCGATCCATTCCTTGATCGAAATCGTGGAGTTTTCCAAACAAAATGTAGAAGGAAAGAAATTGTCCAGTGTAAGAACCGCCTTCTGGGCACGAAAGTCGGTAGGATAGGGAATGAGTTGAATTCCCTTTCCTTGAAAAATTTCTACGGAACGTTTCATATGAAAGGAAGAAGTGACCAGGATGACGGATTTCCAACCGCGTTCTCTTAACAATTCCAGAGTATAAGCGACATTTTCGGAAGTGTTGCGACTTTTACTTTCCAAGATCAAAGAAGAATCGGGTATCCCCATTTGTCTCAAAAATCTTCCCGCGGGTTCCGATTCGGGAACTTCCTGATAAAATAGATTTCCCGATCCCCCGGAAAATAGAATTTTCGGAGCCTTTTGAGCCCGATAGAGTCTTACGGTTTCTGTAAGTCTTTCCGCGGTGTTGTAGAGCTCCACCGGTTCATCGTGTTTGCTCAGGGTCGAAACCATTCCGCCTAACACGAGTATTACGTCCGCTTTTGGAACCCGATCCAGGGTCACCGGTGGATAATAAATTTCCAAGGATTGGACTAACTTTTGAGAAACGGTGCTCGTGGAAAAAATCCAGAGAATGACAACAGGTATCCAGATCGAAAATTTTTCCTTCCATCGTTTGAGTTTTCCACCCGCGATTAAAAGGAGCAGGAGAATCAATGGAAGAGGGAATAAGATTAAGGTCGCGAGTTTTGAAATTGAAAATAAAACTGTGGACATAGTGCCGGGACTTCAAGTCCCCCTCCTAAACGATTGTACAGAAAAGTCGAGCGGTTTTGAAAAAAGGAAAAATAAATTCTTAAAAATTATGTCTTTGGACAAGAAATAGACGCAAAGGAATCATCCTATTCTAAGAGTTTACCGCCCGCGGCCCAATTTTCCCGCGATA comes from the Leptospira sp. WS92.C1 genome and includes:
- a CDS encoding heme lyase CcmF/NrfE family subunit, which codes for MNDFGALCIIASFAILLFSALQTSYGIWKQDKQAVELGRYTLMANSAVILLAFIVLLVQLFRTDLSNYYVVMHSNEHLPLFYRLTGIWSGSSGSLLFWNLLLSTFTFVALWQTRDLVHDRIPVMNLTLTVITGFFSYLAVFYPDAQPFREFQPAAIAGRGLNPLLQHWAMIIHPPILYVGYVSFAIPFAIAASALITGHLSENWFRFVRRWTIFSWFFLGTGILLGSKWAYEELGWGGYWAWDPVENASLMPWLLSTAFLHSMIIQERRGMLKFWNLFLIILAFHFCLLGTWITRSGVLEGPHSFSKSTIGTPFIIYIGISFVFFIVFLIYRKDALKPERNLEAMTSKEGSFLFNNFLLVIATLAILLGVFSPLLYGREFKAPWFNSWGVPAGILLILLMGSAPLLAWRKGADKIFFSTLFKPLLVGIAGAGAYILFYTQNFTISDYSLGDVLGEVYSVVAVGLGIFTIAGIAQEYHRGITARKVSYPSENYFFAGFRMLMKNKRRYGGYLVHLAMVILFIGFAGNAFKQNTSIKFFYFLNAPEKNEIIYSSQDTGVLGNYQISASTLKIKPLVNGDAKNGLNIQNVIVSHEATFQVKRHLKEFSTMVTERRFYPQISHLTGDFETHIPTSEPAITSTPKEDLYIQLGAIEHSDLSDENPDLPLLFMNYLFTNENQPVRKLENFNRFPRQIVANLEVWVNPLVKFIWAGSLLFFFSGLLILLPIGESRN
- a CDS encoding cytochrome c maturation protein CcmE, whose translation is MNIKFTVLAGIILLSLGSIAYFSSKETSYTLLDASELAAAPAKYQDDLLRVRGFVKLGSVVREGKTAKFILEFNEKQIPVFFTGETLLPDAFKEGTRARVDGYMKDGVLISDHVEAKCASKYEADYSEENK
- a CDS encoding YdcF family protein; translated protein: MSTVLFSISKLATLILFPLPLILLLLLIAGGKLKRWKEKFSIWIPVVILWIFSTSTVSQKLVQSLEIYYPPVTLDRVPKADVILVLGGMVSTLSKHDEPVELYNTAERLTETVRLYRAQKAPKILFSGGSGNLFYQEVPESEPAGRFLRQMGIPDSSLILESKSRNTSENVAYTLELLRERGWKSVILVTSSFHMKRSVEIFQGKGIQLIPYPTDFRAQKAVLTLDNFFPSTFCLENSTISIKEWIGILVYKIRHS